A single region of the Candidatus Zixiibacteriota bacterium genome encodes:
- a CDS encoding DUF2235 domain-containing protein yields the protein MKRIVLCFDGTWSKPADENLPADRQVETNVRRFFESVQERDARGVRQVKWYDQGVGTEWYDRFVGGAFGVGLELNIIEGYRYLATAYEEGDEVYVLGFSRGAYTARSLVGMIRNCGLIRPEHLGFQVGVAYGIYRTRDDGPDSVAARLFRSMFSRPIAIKFLGVWDTVGALGIPLDILREFNMEFYEFHDTKLSAIVENACQAIAIDEHRKDYDVCLWDPESPPGQALEQRWFVGAHCDVGGGYPDRGLSDIALGWMQDRAASLGLALERVEARPDGYLAPFTDSYREFLRGLYARRKPRHYRAIGSTRFGNEVVDESVQRRRRKDRTYEPQNDGLPKL from the coding sequence ATGAAGAGGATCGTCCTTTGCTTCGACGGCACGTGGAGCAAGCCGGCGGACGAAAATCTGCCCGCGGACCGGCAGGTCGAGACCAACGTCCGCCGCTTCTTCGAATCGGTGCAGGAGCGCGACGCGCGCGGCGTCCGGCAGGTGAAATGGTACGATCAGGGAGTCGGGACCGAATGGTACGACCGGTTCGTGGGCGGCGCCTTCGGGGTCGGCCTGGAGCTGAACATCATCGAAGGCTACAGGTATCTCGCCACGGCGTACGAGGAGGGAGACGAGGTCTACGTCCTCGGCTTCAGCCGCGGCGCCTACACGGCCAGAAGCCTCGTCGGCATGATCCGCAACTGCGGCTTGATCCGGCCCGAGCACCTCGGGTTCCAGGTCGGGGTGGCTTACGGCATTTACCGGACGCGCGACGACGGTCCGGATTCGGTTGCGGCGAGGTTGTTCCGCTCGATGTTTTCCCGGCCGATCGCGATCAAGTTCCTCGGAGTCTGGGATACCGTGGGCGCCTTGGGGATCCCTCTCGACATCCTCAGGGAGTTCAACATGGAATTTTACGAATTTCACGACACCAAACTGAGCGCCATCGTGGAAAACGCCTGCCAGGCGATCGCGATCGACGAGCACCGCAAGGACTATGACGTCTGCCTGTGGGACCCGGAATCCCCTCCCGGGCAGGCGCTGGAGCAGAGATGGTTCGTGGGCGCGCACTGCGACGTCGGCGGAGGTTACCCGGATCGCGGCCTGTCCGATATCGCGCTCGGGTGGATGCAGGACCGCGCCGCGTCACTGGGGCTCGCGCTGGAGCGCGTCGAGGCGCGGCCGGACGGCTACCTCGCCCCCTTCACCGATTCCTACCGTGAATTTCTCCGCGGCTTGTACGCCCGGAGAAAACCCCGGCACTATCGTGCGATCGGCAGCACCCGATTCGGCAACGAGGTCGTCGACGAAAGCGTGCAGCGGCGCCGCCGGAAGGACCGCACGTACGAACCGCAGAACGACGGTCTGCCGAAGCTCTAG
- a CDS encoding tripartite tricarboxylate transporter substrate binding protein yields the protein MNKLNLGCIGAFTALLLWLASPERAGAQSDFYKGKQIRIIVGLSTGGGYDRAARLVARHIGKYIPGNPDVVVQNMPGAGSVTAANYVWSVAKPDGLTLLAPHNNVYLSQLSGQKEVRFDLVKFQWIGSLENDDMTIFGRADAPFKSIGDIIRSKEPPKCGSTGVGSSDYVMSKILEETIGAKVTHVTGYPGSSEIAIALERGEVACMGLTISTYFSREPFLTWHKNKFVRFLAQSGRKRDQRIAEAPTVYELMDEYKTPATKRRVAEAMLQGGEWARPLMAPPATPPDRVAVLRAAYDKVVKDPDLLAEAKKLRIVVTPNRGEELQKTAREVLSQPPEVIEQIKKLFVQ from the coding sequence GTGAACAAGCTCAATCTCGGCTGCATCGGCGCCTTTACTGCTCTGCTCCTGTGGCTCGCATCCCCGGAACGGGCCGGAGCGCAAAGCGACTTCTACAAGGGCAAGCAGATCCGGATCATCGTGGGCCTGAGCACGGGGGGCGGCTACGATCGGGCGGCTCGCCTGGTCGCGCGCCACATCGGCAAATACATCCCGGGAAACCCGGACGTCGTCGTGCAGAACATGCCCGGGGCGGGGTCGGTGACCGCGGCCAACTACGTGTGGAGCGTCGCCAAGCCCGACGGGCTGACGTTGCTTGCGCCGCACAACAACGTCTACCTCAGCCAGCTTTCCGGGCAAAAGGAGGTGCGGTTCGACCTCGTCAAGTTCCAGTGGATCGGGTCGCTCGAGAACGACGACATGACGATCTTCGGCCGTGCCGACGCTCCGTTCAAATCGATCGGCGACATCATCCGCTCGAAGGAGCCGCCGAAGTGCGGGTCCACGGGGGTGGGAAGCTCCGATTACGTGATGTCGAAAATCCTCGAAGAGACCATCGGCGCCAAGGTGACCCACGTCACGGGCTATCCCGGTAGCAGCGAGATCGCCATCGCCCTCGAGCGCGGCGAGGTCGCGTGCATGGGGCTGACGATTTCCACCTACTTCAGCCGCGAGCCCTTTCTCACCTGGCACAAGAACAAGTTCGTCCGTTTCCTCGCACAGAGCGGCCGCAAGCGGGACCAGCGCATCGCCGAGGCGCCGACCGTTTACGAGCTGATGGACGAGTACAAGACGCCGGCGACCAAACGGCGGGTCGCCGAGGCGATGCTCCAGGGCGGGGAATGGGCGCGCCCGTTGATGGCCCCCCCGGCCACGCCGCCGGATCGCGTCGCGGTACTGCGCGCCGCCTACGACAAGGTCGTGAAGGACCCGGACCTGCTGGCGGAAGCCAAGAAGCTGCGCATCGTGGTGACGCCGAACCGCGGGGAAGAGCTGCAGAAAACGGCCAGGGAGGTGCTGTCGCAGCCCCCCGAGGTGATCGAGCAGATCAAGAAACTGTTCGTTCAGTAG
- the aroG gene encoding 3-deoxy-7-phosphoheptulonate synthase AroG, giving the protein MPYRTDDLRIREIKELLPPDKVLSDFPITENAARTVFETRQAIHRILHGADDRLLVIIGPCSIHDVKAAKEYASKLRAAKEQLEADLLIVMRVYFEKPRTTVGWKGLINDPHLDGSFQINDGLRIARQLLLDINEMNLPVGCEFLDMITPQYIADLVSWGAIGARTTESQVHRELASGLSCPVGFKNGTDGNVRIALDAIRAAQAPHHFLSVTKAGRSAIVSTMGNEDCHIILRGGRQPNYDPASVAAAAKSLGEAGIPARIMIDFSHGNSGKDPLKQIDVGREVASQIAAGEERIIGVMIESHLKTGRQDLLPGKELVYGLSITDPCVGWQESRALLDVLADAVRKRRLKLAAENDNE; this is encoded by the coding sequence ATGCCGTACAGGACCGACGACCTTCGGATCAGAGAGATAAAGGAGCTGTTGCCGCCCGATAAGGTCCTCAGCGACTTCCCGATTACGGAAAACGCGGCGCGCACGGTTTTCGAGACGAGACAGGCGATCCACCGCATCCTGCACGGCGCGGACGACCGCCTTCTGGTCATCATCGGCCCGTGCTCCATCCACGACGTCAAGGCGGCCAAGGAATACGCCTCGAAGCTCCGGGCGGCCAAGGAGCAGCTCGAGGCGGACCTGCTCATCGTGATGCGCGTTTATTTCGAGAAACCGCGCACGACCGTGGGGTGGAAAGGGCTGATCAACGACCCGCACCTCGACGGCAGCTTCCAGATCAACGACGGCCTGCGGATCGCGCGTCAGCTGCTGCTCGATATCAACGAGATGAACCTCCCGGTGGGCTGCGAGTTCCTCGACATGATCACCCCCCAGTACATCGCCGACCTGGTATCGTGGGGGGCGATCGGCGCCCGTACCACCGAGAGCCAGGTTCACCGGGAGCTTGCTTCCGGGCTGTCCTGCCCGGTGGGCTTCAAGAACGGCACCGACGGCAACGTTCGCATCGCTCTGGACGCGATCCGCGCGGCTCAGGCGCCGCACCATTTCCTTTCGGTGACCAAGGCCGGCCGCTCCGCGATCGTCTCCACGATGGGCAACGAGGACTGCCATATCATCCTGCGCGGCGGCCGTCAGCCCAACTACGATCCGGCCAGCGTCGCGGCGGCGGCGAAGAGCCTCGGCGAGGCGGGGATCCCCGCGCGCATCATGATCGACTTCAGCCACGGCAACAGCGGCAAGGACCCGTTGAAACAGATCGATGTCGGGCGCGAGGTCGCGAGCCAGATCGCTGCAGGCGAGGAGCGCATCATCGGCGTGATGATCGAGAGCCACCTCAAGACCGGCCGCCAGGATCTGCTCCCTGGAAAGGAGCTCGTCTACGGGCTCAGCATCACCGATCCTTGCGTAGGGTGGCAGGAGAGCCGGGCGCTTCTCGACGTGCTTGCCGACGCCGTGCGCAAGCGCCGCCTCAAGCTCGCCGCAGAAAACGACAACGAATAA
- the asnS gene encoding asparagine--tRNA ligase yields MDPSSLTVKEAYAAPIGTKMTLRGWVRSRRDSKGVTFVELNDGSRFKSMQLVAEGGVVPEETLRQLTTGSSIAATGTLVASPARGQAVELKVERIDLYGGADPAAYPLQKKGHSLEFLREIAHLRVRSNTFGAAFRVRNALSFAIHQFFQERGFLYVQTPIITTSDCEGAGQMFAVTSLDLGNPPRDQEGRIDWQRDFFGRPAYLTVSGQLEAEIFALAFSKVYTFGPTFRAENSNTPRHLAEFWMVEPEMAFCDLDGDRALAEEFLKHTIRYVLEHCREDLEFFNERIDNNVLATLEHVAESRFAHITYTDAIRELERSGRQWEFPVSWGADLQTEHERFLSEEVFKKPVIVTDYPKEIKAFYMRLNDDGRTVRAMDVLVPRVGEIIGGSQREERHDVLRQRLRESGLEEKAYWWYLDLRRFGSVPHSGFGLGLERMMMYLTGLKNIRDVIPFPRTPGNADF; encoded by the coding sequence ATGGATCCCAGCTCGCTCACGGTCAAGGAGGCCTACGCCGCGCCGATCGGCACGAAGATGACGTTGCGCGGCTGGGTGCGCTCGCGCCGGGACTCCAAAGGCGTGACCTTCGTCGAGCTCAACGACGGCTCGCGCTTCAAGAGCATGCAACTCGTTGCCGAGGGAGGGGTCGTGCCGGAGGAGACGCTCAGGCAGCTCACGACCGGCAGCAGCATTGCAGCCACCGGGACGCTGGTCGCCTCTCCGGCCAGGGGCCAGGCGGTCGAGCTCAAGGTCGAGCGCATCGACCTCTACGGCGGCGCCGACCCCGCGGCTTACCCGCTCCAGAAGAAAGGGCACTCGCTCGAGTTTCTCCGCGAAATCGCGCACCTGCGTGTGCGCAGCAACACGTTCGGCGCCGCCTTCCGCGTGCGCAACGCTCTGAGCTTCGCGATCCACCAGTTTTTCCAGGAACGCGGCTTTCTCTATGTCCAGACACCTATCATCACCACCTCGGATTGCGAAGGCGCGGGCCAGATGTTCGCGGTGACGTCGCTCGATCTCGGCAACCCGCCTCGCGATCAGGAAGGCAGGATCGACTGGCAGCGGGATTTCTTCGGCCGCCCTGCCTATCTCACCGTCAGCGGGCAGCTGGAAGCCGAGATCTTCGCGCTGGCCTTTTCCAAGGTTTACACCTTCGGTCCGACCTTCCGCGCGGAAAACAGCAACACCCCGCGCCACCTGGCCGAGTTCTGGATGGTCGAGCCGGAGATGGCCTTTTGCGATCTCGACGGCGACCGCGCGCTGGCGGAGGAGTTCCTGAAGCATACGATCCGCTACGTCCTGGAGCACTGCCGTGAAGACCTGGAGTTCTTCAACGAGCGGATCGACAACAACGTGCTCGCCACGCTGGAACACGTGGCCGAGTCCCGCTTCGCCCATATCACCTATACCGATGCGATCCGGGAGCTGGAGCGTTCGGGCAGGCAGTGGGAATTCCCCGTCTCATGGGGCGCCGATCTGCAGACGGAGCACGAGCGCTTCCTTTCCGAGGAGGTTTTCAAGAAACCGGTGATCGTCACCGACTATCCCAAGGAAATCAAGGCCTTCTATATGCGTCTCAACGACGACGGCAGGACGGTGCGGGCCATGGACGTGCTTGTGCCCCGGGTCGGCGAGATCATCGGCGGCAGCCAGCGTGAGGAGCGGCACGATGTTTTGAGGCAGCGGCTGCGGGAAAGCGGGCTGGAGGAGAAAGCGTACTGGTGGTACCTCGACCTGCGCCGGTTCGGCTCGGTCCCCCATTCGGGCTTCGGCCTCGGTCTCGAGCGCATGATGATGTATCTGACCGGATTGAAGAACATTCGCGACGTCATCCCCTTTCCCCGTACCCCCGGCAACGCGGATTTTTAA